The following coding sequences lie in one Oncorhynchus kisutch isolate 150728-3 linkage group LG3, Okis_V2, whole genome shotgun sequence genomic window:
- the LOC109887409 gene encoding alpha-parvin-like isoform X1, with protein sequence MASSPQKSPSSPKSPTPKSPPSRKKDDSFLGKLGGTLARRKKAKEVSELQEEGMNAINLPLSPIPFELDPEDTMLEENEVRTMVDPNSRNDPKLQELMKVLIDWINDVLVGERIIVKDLAEDLYDGQVLQKLFEKLEGERLNVAEVTQSEIAQKQKLQTVLEKINDTLKVSIRNIKWTIDSVHAKSIVAILHLLVALSQHCRAPIRLPDHVSIQVVVVQKREGILQSRQVQEEITGNTEALSGRHERDAFDTLFDHAPDKLNVVKKTLITFVNKHLNKLNLEVSELDTQVRLLCFPFNIPAYEHGRYWYVVLLVMQFADGVYLVLLMGLLEGYFVPLFNFFLTPEHFDQKVHNVAFSFELMQDGSLEKPKPRAEDIVNCDLKSTLRVLYNLFTKYRNVE encoded by the exons ATGGCTTCTTCGCCACAGAAATCACCTTCTTCTCCCAAATCTCCGACTCCAAAATCACCACCTTCAAGAAAAAAAGATGACTCTTTCCTCGGAAAACTTGGGGGAACTTTGGCCAGAAGAAAAAAGGCAAAAGAAG TGTCTGAGCTCCAGGAGGAGGGCATGAATGCCATCAACCTGCCACTCAGCCCCATCCCCTTTGAGCTGGACCCAGAGGACACCATGCTGG aGGAGAATGAGGTCCGCACCATGGTTGACCCTAACTCCAGGAATGACCCCAAACTGCAAGAACTGATGAAG GTACTCATAGACTGGATCAATGATGTGCTGGTGGGGGAGAGAATCATTGTCAAAGACCTGGCTGAGGACCTCTACGATGGGCAGGTTCTGCAGAAACTCTTTG AGAAGCTGGAGGGTGAGCGGCTGAATGTGGCTGAGGTGACCCAGTCTGAGATAGCCCAGAAGCAGAAGTTGCAGACAGTTCTGGAGAAGATCAACGACACTCTGAAGGTCTCAATCAGAAACATCAAATGGACCATTGACT CTGTCCATGCTAAAAGCATCGTGGCCATCCTCCATTTATTGGTGGCGCTGTCTCAGCACTGCCGCGCCCCCATCCGCCTACCTGATCATGTGTCCATTCAAGTTGTGGTTGTACAG AAACGGGAGGGGATCCTGCAGTCTCGCCAGGTTCAGGAAGAGATCACAGGGAACACGGA GGCTCTATCAGGAAGACATG AGCGAGATGCGTTTGACACTTTGTTTGACCATGCACCAGACAAGCTGAATGTGGTGAAAAAG ACTCTGATCACCTTTGTGAACAAGCACTTAAACAAGTTGAACCTGGAGGTGTCTGAATTGGACACACAGGTGAGATTACTTTGTTTCCCTTTTAATATACCTGCTTATGAACATGGTCGTTATTGGTATGTTGTTCTACTTGTCATGCAGTTTGCTGATGGTGTGTACCTTGTGTTACTGATGGGACTGCTTGAGGGCTACTTTGTTCCTCTCTTCAACTTCTTCCTAACGCCAGAGCATTTTGACCAAAAG GTGCACAATGTGGCTTTCTCCTTTGAGCTGATGCAAGATGGCAGCCTGGAGAAACCCAAGCCACGGGCAGAGG ATATTGTGAACTGTGACCTGAAGTCTACTCTGAGGGTACTCTACAACCTCTTCACCAAATACAGAAATGTGGAATAA
- the LOC109887409 gene encoding alpha-parvin-like isoform X2, whose amino-acid sequence MASSPQKSPSSPKSPTPKSPPSRKKDDSFLGKLGGTLARRKKAKEVSELQEEGMNAINLPLSPIPFELDPEDTMLEENEVRTMVDPNSRNDPKLQELMKVLIDWINDVLVGERIIVKDLAEDLYDGQVLQKLFEKLEGERLNVAEVTQSEIAQKQKLQTVLEKINDTLKVSIRNIKWTIDSVHAKSIVAILHLLVALSQHCRAPIRLPDHVSIQVVVVQKREGILQSRQVQEEITGNTEALSGRHERDAFDTLFDHAPDKLNVVKKTLITFVNKHLNKLNLEVSELDTQFADGVYLVLLMGLLEGYFVPLFNFFLTPEHFDQKVHNVAFSFELMQDGSLEKPKPRAEDIVNCDLKSTLRVLYNLFTKYRNVE is encoded by the exons ATGGCTTCTTCGCCACAGAAATCACCTTCTTCTCCCAAATCTCCGACTCCAAAATCACCACCTTCAAGAAAAAAAGATGACTCTTTCCTCGGAAAACTTGGGGGAACTTTGGCCAGAAGAAAAAAGGCAAAAGAAG TGTCTGAGCTCCAGGAGGAGGGCATGAATGCCATCAACCTGCCACTCAGCCCCATCCCCTTTGAGCTGGACCCAGAGGACACCATGCTGG aGGAGAATGAGGTCCGCACCATGGTTGACCCTAACTCCAGGAATGACCCCAAACTGCAAGAACTGATGAAG GTACTCATAGACTGGATCAATGATGTGCTGGTGGGGGAGAGAATCATTGTCAAAGACCTGGCTGAGGACCTCTACGATGGGCAGGTTCTGCAGAAACTCTTTG AGAAGCTGGAGGGTGAGCGGCTGAATGTGGCTGAGGTGACCCAGTCTGAGATAGCCCAGAAGCAGAAGTTGCAGACAGTTCTGGAGAAGATCAACGACACTCTGAAGGTCTCAATCAGAAACATCAAATGGACCATTGACT CTGTCCATGCTAAAAGCATCGTGGCCATCCTCCATTTATTGGTGGCGCTGTCTCAGCACTGCCGCGCCCCCATCCGCCTACCTGATCATGTGTCCATTCAAGTTGTGGTTGTACAG AAACGGGAGGGGATCCTGCAGTCTCGCCAGGTTCAGGAAGAGATCACAGGGAACACGGA GGCTCTATCAGGAAGACATG AGCGAGATGCGTTTGACACTTTGTTTGACCATGCACCAGACAAGCTGAATGTGGTGAAAAAG ACTCTGATCACCTTTGTGAACAAGCACTTAAACAAGTTGAACCTGGAGGTGTCTGAATTGGACACACAG TTTGCTGATGGTGTGTACCTTGTGTTACTGATGGGACTGCTTGAGGGCTACTTTGTTCCTCTCTTCAACTTCTTCCTAACGCCAGAGCATTTTGACCAAAAG GTGCACAATGTGGCTTTCTCCTTTGAGCTGATGCAAGATGGCAGCCTGGAGAAACCCAAGCCACGGGCAGAGG ATATTGTGAACTGTGACCTGAAGTCTACTCTGAGGGTACTCTACAACCTCTTCACCAAATACAGAAATGTGGAATAA